From a region of the Synechococcus sp. PCC 7502 genome:
- a CDS encoding Uma2 family endonuclease, protein MPTPVIESTVLESKPQILSGIVHIANQQIHKVSLEEFMQNPPENSEWVNEQIIEKQNMGFLHSKLQVELASLLLTFAKANNLAGIVCTELLCRTLKQARKPDVAYMSTKQVEVYGNDDFITLPECFPLVIEIASPNDVVEDIFSKAEEYLQAGAEEVWLVFPKNRLIIIATLELLEEQSQVKWQLFANTQQAYSPKVLSGFSVNINELLPVYTNQS, encoded by the coding sequence ATGCCCACCCCCGTAATTGAATCAACTGTACTTGAATCAAAGCCTCAGATTCTCTCAGGAATCGTTCACATAGCTAATCAACAAATCCATAAAGTCAGCCTTGAGGAATTTATGCAAAATCCTCCTGAAAATTCTGAATGGGTAAATGAACAAATTATTGAGAAACAAAATATGGGATTTCTTCATAGCAAATTACAGGTAGAACTAGCTTCATTACTTCTCACTTTTGCTAAGGCAAATAATTTGGCTGGTATTGTCTGTACTGAACTTCTTTGTCGTACGCTCAAGCAAGCTCGAAAGCCCGATGTTGCCTATATGTCGACTAAACAGGTTGAGGTCTATGGGAATGATGATTTTATAACTCTACCTGAATGTTTTCCACTTGTGATTGAAATTGCTTCTCCCAATGATGTAGTTGAAGACATTTTTTCTAAAGCTGAAGAATATTTACAAGCTGGTGCAGAGGAAGTATGGTTGGTTTTTCCTAAGAATCGGTTAATTATCATCGCTACTTTAGAACTACTAGAAGAACAATCACAAGTGAAATGGCAGCTATTTGCAAATACGCAACAGGCTTACTCACCCAAGGTTTTATCGGGATTCTCCGTAAATATTAACGAACTATTACCTGTCTATACTAATCAATCTTAA
- a CDS encoding GNAT family N-acetyltransferase, translating into MFKSIKSPSPYTKTWISSITQVDSTVWNDLAKPLATPFLEWEWLWNLESSGCAIATEGWLPNHLLLWRDTKLVAAAPLYLKGHSYGEFVFDHQWADLSRRLGINYYPKLLGMAPFTPAAGYRFLLDPDITDAAEIKKILDEMLLEIDHFCDRHQISGTNFLFVDPNWKHELESRGYTAWMHHSYIWENQNFQNFDDYLKSFDSNQRRNIKRERKAVTNANITMKVYAGDQIPHHFYSFMYDLYSDTCDKFWGGSKYLNRKFFEQLRTSFSDRLVFTAGEIEGYPTPVGMAFCIRKGTNLYGRYWGAVQDIDCLHFDACYYTPIDWAIAEGIKIFDPGAGGQHKKRRGFPATPNYSLHRFYRPRLEQILIPHIKEVNEYEQRQIAAINQELPFSFEPPKLNSI; encoded by the coding sequence ATGTTCAAAAGTATTAAAAGCCCATCCCCTTACACCAAGACTTGGATTAGTAGCATTACTCAGGTTGATAGTACAGTATGGAATGATCTAGCTAAACCCCTAGCAACTCCGTTCTTAGAATGGGAATGGTTATGGAATTTGGAATCTTCTGGTTGTGCGATCGCAACTGAAGGATGGTTACCCAATCATTTACTATTGTGGCGAGATACGAAGCTGGTGGCGGCGGCTCCACTTTATCTAAAGGGACATAGCTATGGCGAATTTGTCTTTGATCATCAATGGGCAGATTTATCAAGACGTTTAGGCATTAACTATTATCCGAAGTTACTGGGCATGGCTCCTTTTACCCCTGCGGCAGGCTATCGGTTTTTACTTGATCCAGATATTACGGATGCGGCAGAAATAAAAAAGATTTTGGATGAGATGTTATTGGAAATTGATCATTTTTGCGATCGCCATCAAATCTCAGGTACTAATTTCTTATTTGTTGACCCAAATTGGAAGCATGAACTAGAATCCCGTGGCTATACTGCTTGGATGCACCATAGTTACATTTGGGAAAATCAAAATTTTCAGAACTTTGATGACTATCTCAAAAGCTTTGACTCCAATCAACGGCGCAATATTAAACGGGAGCGCAAGGCGGTTACCAATGCTAACATCACCATGAAGGTTTATGCGGGCGATCAGATTCCTCACCATTTCTACAGTTTTATGTATGACCTTTACAGTGATACCTGTGATAAGTTTTGGGGCGGTAGTAAGTATTTAAATCGTAAATTTTTTGAGCAGTTACGGACTAGTTTTAGCGATCGCCTCGTATTCACAGCAGGAGAAATTGAGGGTTATCCCACCCCCGTGGGCATGGCTTTTTGTATTCGTAAAGGGACAAACTTGTATGGGCGTTATTGGGGCGCAGTTCAGGATATAGATTGCTTACACTTTGATGCCTGCTATTACACTCCCATTGATTGGGCGATCGCTGAAGGCATAAAAATCTTTGATCCAGGGGCAGGGGGACAACATAAAAAACGCCGAGGTTTTCCTGCTACACCCAATTACAGTTTGCATAGGTTTTATCGTCCCCGTTTAGAACAAATTCTCATTCCCCACATCAAAGAAGTCAATGAATATGAACAAAGACAAATTGCCGCAATCAACCAAGAGCTACCATTTAGTTTTGAACCACCCAAATTAAATTCCATATAA
- the clpS gene encoding ATP-dependent Clp protease adapter ClpS: MSTETIERTSTVRKIAPRYRVLLHNDDYNSMEYVVQSLMEVVNSVTQPQAVDIMMAAHNDGCALVITCVQEHAEFYSEGLKSKGLSSSIEPED, from the coding sequence ATGTCCACAGAAACCATTGAACGCACTTCAACAGTCCGCAAAATTGCCCCTCGCTATCGAGTTTTGTTGCATAACGATGACTACAACTCTATGGAATATGTAGTACAAAGCCTAATGGAAGTAGTTAATTCCGTAACTCAACCCCAAGCCGTAGATATTATGATGGCTGCACATAATGATGGTTGTGCTTTGGTCATTACCTGTGTCCAAGAACATGCCGAGTTTTATAGTGAAGGCTTAAAGAGTAAAGGACTTAGCAGCAGCATTGAACCAGAGGATTAA
- a CDS encoding cupredoxin domain-containing protein, giving the protein MKKLIGILLSIGLSVGIVSSMSAQEMKHNNSAKFQPIEQPITLRVAIALGGLSLMVAQLWWFLGSKPKSQKAEMSEGVQEVTITVDGGYVPSLVTVKRGQPVCLQFLRLDPSSCLEKVLFPDFHVAQDLVLNQTTPVEFTPDSLGVFQFSCGMGMFHGAIAVEK; this is encoded by the coding sequence ATGAAAAAACTGATAGGTATTTTGCTAAGTATTGGCTTATCCGTTGGTATCGTCTCTAGTATGTCAGCACAAGAGATGAAACATAACAATTCAGCTAAATTTCAACCCATTGAACAACCTATTACTCTGAGAGTAGCGATCGCTCTAGGCGGTTTATCTCTAATGGTGGCACAGCTTTGGTGGTTTTTAGGAAGTAAGCCTAAATCTCAAAAGGCAGAAATGAGTGAAGGTGTTCAAGAGGTAACGATCACGGTTGATGGTGGTTATGTTCCTTCTTTGGTAACGGTTAAACGAGGTCAGCCTGTATGTTTGCAGTTCCTTCGCCTCGATCCCAGTAGTTGCTTAGAAAAAGTTCTCTTCCCCGACTTTCATGTTGCTCAAGATTTGGTATTGAATCAAACTACACCTGTGGAATTTACGCCCGATAGCCTTGGGGTATTTCAGTTTAGTTGCGGTATGGGAATGTTTCACGGAGCGATCGCAGTAGAGAAGTAA
- a CDS encoding tetratricopeptide repeat protein has translation MTKITRKSLSIICLLAFGLGTLKLTAYIPSPVFAQIQSEAPDSLEADRLSILGDQLEAASRYREAIESWQKALRLYRILENRKGEGKVLVDLCVVYRRLGQYQKAIEFGEQSLVIYRQNGDLNGEGNSLGNLATVYRYLGQYQKVIELNQQSLAIFKQNGNRKNEAGILNNLGLAYKSLGQYLKASEFYQQSLAIKKEIGDRIGEANSLMNLGDIYRIQGQNQKAIEFTHESFLIFKEIGDRSGEGNALGSIGNNYLNLRQYQKAIESYLKSLSIFKQIDDRYAEVGTLNNLGAAYGNLGQSPKAIEYFQQSLIIAKQIGDIKSQRTALNNLINIYNTLGKQQEAIEFRQQLLEITK, from the coding sequence ATGACAAAAATTACTCGAAAGAGTTTATCTATTATCTGTCTTTTGGCATTTGGATTGGGAACTTTAAAACTCACAGCTTATATCCCTTCTCCAGTATTTGCCCAAATACAGTCCGAAGCTCCAGATAGTTTGGAAGCCGATAGACTCTCAATTCTAGGAGATCAATTGGAGGCAGCAAGTCGCTATCGTGAAGCAATAGAATCATGGCAAAAGGCATTAAGGCTATATCGAATCCTAGAGAATCGTAAGGGGGAAGGCAAAGTACTTGTAGATTTATGCGTTGTCTATCGCCGATTAGGGCAGTACCAGAAAGCAATTGAATTTGGTGAGCAATCCTTGGTAATATACAGGCAAAACGGCGATCTCAACGGTGAAGGAAATTCACTTGGTAATTTAGCAACTGTTTATCGCTATTTAGGGCAGTACCAGAAAGTAATTGAATTAAATCAACAATCTTTAGCAATTTTTAAGCAAAACGGTAATCGTAAAAATGAAGCAGGTATTCTCAATAATTTAGGTCTAGCTTATAAAAGTCTAGGACAGTATCTAAAAGCATCTGAGTTCTATCAGCAATCTCTAGCAATTAAAAAGGAAATCGGTGACCGAATTGGCGAAGCAAATTCACTTATGAATCTAGGGGATATTTATCGCATCCAAGGACAAAATCAGAAAGCAATTGAATTCACCCATGAGTCCTTTTTAATATTCAAAGAAATTGGCGATCGTAGCGGTGAAGGAAATGCACTCGGAAGTATTGGCAATAATTACCTCAATCTACGCCAGTATCAGAAAGCAATTGAAAGCTACCTAAAATCGTTGTCAATCTTTAAGCAAATTGATGATCGCTATGCTGAAGTGGGTACTCTTAATAACTTGGGTGCTGCATATGGCAATTTAGGACAGTCCCCAAAGGCGATTGAATACTTTCAGCAGTCTTTAATAATCGCAAAGCAAATTGGCGATATCAAAAGTCAGAGAACCGCGCTGAATAATCTCATCAATATATATAACACTCTTGGAAAACAGCAAGAAGCAATTGAATTCCGTCAGCAACTTCTAGAGATAACAAAATAA
- a CDS encoding heavy metal translocating P-type ATPase, with translation MSKVTLNLKGMRCAGCTSSIETATRSISGVSSSNVNFATEEVAIEYDPQKTSPAAIQKVIADIGYEAILPDQVNEDADKKTRLQETQDLTRKVWVGGVIGIILVIGSISMMTGLSIPIIPDWLHNPWLQLALALPVQLWCGSSFYIGAWKAFKNHTATMDTLIGLGTLAAFSYSITVTLNPNFFISQGLQPEVYYEVSVVVITLILLGKLFENQAKGETSEAIRKLIGLQAKTARVIRDGKESDIPIEDVIIGDVVLVRPGEKIPVDGEAIAGNSTVDESMVTGESIPVEKKVGDRLIGATMNKSGSLQIKASHIGKDSVLSQIVQLVKDAQGSKAPIQRLADQVTGWFVPVVISIAIATFVIWFEIMGNVTLATISAVGVLIIACPCALGLAAPTSIMVGTGKGAENGILIKDAASLELAHKIQTIVLDKTGTLTEGKPVVTDIFSVNKNDDQLLKLVAAIERNSEHPLAEAIVNHAKQKDIPIPAATDFMAITGSGVQGKVDNFLVQIGTRRWLDELKIDTSELYEYQDSWETGGKTVVLIAVNGIAQGLIGIADKLKSSSQSVVNTLQKMKIEVVMLTGDNQSTAEAIAREVGIRRVFAGVRPDQKVEKIRELQAEGKVVAMVGDGINDAPALAQADVGLAIGTGTDVAIAASDITLISGDLQGIVTAIQLSRATISNIQQNLFFAFIYNVAGIPIAAGILYPIWGWLLNPIVAGGAMALSSLSVVTNALRLRNFHTDSKLHV, from the coding sequence ATGAGTAAAGTCACGCTTAATTTAAAAGGAATGCGATGTGCTGGTTGTACCAGTAGTATTGAAACTGCAACTCGCTCTATATCTGGTGTCAGTAGTAGCAATGTTAATTTTGCGACCGAAGAAGTAGCGATCGAATATGACCCTCAAAAAACCAGTCCTGCGGCTATTCAAAAAGTGATCGCAGATATTGGCTATGAAGCAATTCTGCCAGATCAAGTAAATGAAGATGCTGATAAAAAAACTCGACTGCAAGAAACTCAAGATCTGACCCGTAAAGTTTGGGTGGGTGGCGTAATTGGCATAATTTTGGTAATTGGTTCGATTTCTATGATGACAGGGTTATCTATTCCCATAATTCCTGACTGGCTGCATAATCCTTGGCTCCAGCTTGCCCTTGCTCTACCTGTACAGTTGTGGTGTGGGAGTTCATTTTACATTGGAGCATGGAAAGCATTTAAAAATCACACAGCGACCATGGATACGCTGATTGGCTTGGGAACGCTCGCAGCATTCTCTTACTCGATCACAGTTACACTTAATCCTAATTTCTTTATCTCTCAAGGACTACAGCCTGAAGTTTACTATGAAGTTTCGGTAGTTGTAATCACTTTAATCCTTTTGGGTAAATTATTTGAGAATCAGGCAAAGGGGGAAACATCGGAGGCAATTCGGAAGTTAATAGGATTGCAGGCAAAAACTGCCAGAGTAATCAGAGATGGGAAGGAGTCAGATATTCCCATAGAAGATGTGATCATTGGTGATGTGGTTTTAGTGCGTCCAGGGGAGAAAATCCCTGTGGATGGAGAGGCGATCGCAGGTAATTCTACCGTTGATGAGTCGATGGTGACGGGCGAAAGTATTCCTGTTGAGAAAAAAGTGGGCGATCGCTTAATTGGGGCAACTATGAATAAATCTGGGAGCTTACAAATTAAAGCTAGTCATATCGGTAAAGATTCTGTACTTTCACAAATTGTGCAACTGGTAAAGGATGCTCAGGGTTCTAAAGCCCCAATTCAGAGACTGGCAGATCAGGTAACAGGTTGGTTTGTACCTGTGGTTATTTCCATTGCGATCGCTACATTTGTGATCTGGTTTGAGATTATGGGTAATGTTACTCTGGCAACGATTTCGGCAGTAGGGGTGCTGATTATTGCCTGTCCCTGCGCTTTGGGTTTAGCAGCTCCGACTTCGATTATGGTTGGGACTGGGAAAGGTGCAGAGAACGGAATTTTAATTAAGGATGCTGCTAGTTTAGAACTCGCTCATAAAATTCAAACGATTGTTTTAGATAAAACGGGGACACTAACGGAAGGCAAGCCAGTTGTGACAGATATATTCTCTGTGAATAAGAATGATGATCAATTATTAAAACTTGTAGCAGCGATCGAACGTAATTCCGAGCATCCTTTGGCTGAAGCTATTGTTAATCATGCTAAACAGAAAGATATTCCTATTCCTGCAGCAACTGATTTTATGGCGATCACAGGTAGTGGAGTGCAAGGAAAAGTCGATAACTTCTTAGTCCAAATTGGCACAAGACGATGGTTGGATGAGTTAAAGATTGATACGAGTGAGTTATATGAATATCAAGACTCTTGGGAAACAGGTGGTAAAACTGTGGTTTTAATTGCGGTCAATGGTATCGCTCAGGGTCTGATTGGGATTGCGGACAAACTTAAATCCTCATCTCAGAGTGTAGTTAATACTTTACAAAAGATGAAAATAGAAGTGGTAATGTTGACTGGTGATAATCAATCTACTGCCGAGGCGATCGCCCGTGAAGTCGGAATCAGACGGGTATTTGCGGGGGTACGTCCCGATCAAAAAGTGGAAAAAATCAGAGAATTACAAGCTGAAGGTAAAGTTGTCGCAATGGTGGGTGATGGCATTAATGATGCTCCCGCTTTGGCTCAGGCGGATGTGGGTTTGGCAATTGGTACAGGTACTGATGTGGCGATCGCAGCGAGTGATATTACCCTAATTTCAGGAGATTTACAGGGGATAGTGACGGCGATTCAACTTAGTCGAGCCACGATTAGTAATATTCAACAAAATCTCTTTTTCGCTTTTATCTACAATGTGGCAGGGATTCCGATTGCGGCTGGGATTCTCTATCCGATCTGGGGCTGGCTGCTTAATCCCATTGTGGCGGGTGGGGCGATGGCACTTAGTTCTCTTTCAGTAGTCACAAATGCTTTGAGGCTAAGAAATTTTCATACTGATTCAAAATTGCATGTCTAA
- a CDS encoding type II toxin-antitoxin system HicA family toxin, with the protein MGKLRVLSAKELCQILSANGFTQVRQRGSHIIMQKKTDDSTITVPIPNYSEIKIGTLQSIIRQSSLPRSLFEI; encoded by the coding sequence TTGGGTAAACTACGAGTACTTTCAGCAAAGGAACTCTGTCAAATTTTAAGTGCAAATGGCTTTACTCAGGTTAGACAGCGAGGAAGTCATATCATTATGCAAAAGAAAACTGATGACTCTACTATTACAGTTCCCATCCCTAACTATTCAGAAATCAAGATCGGTACACTTCAATCGATCATCAGACAGTCAAGTCTTCCCCGATCCTTATTTGAAATTTGA
- a CDS encoding type II toxin-antitoxin system HicB family antitoxin, whose protein sequence is MKQIKQLTCIIERENDGYVSLCPQIDIASQGESVEEARNNLVEAIELFFEMASPNELEARMYSEIYITQIEVAVG, encoded by the coding sequence ATGAAACAAATCAAACAGCTAACTTGCATTATTGAGCGTGAAAATGATGGTTATGTATCCCTTTGCCCACAGATAGATATTGCCAGCCAAGGCGAATCGGTTGAAGAAGCAAGAAATAATCTGGTTGAGGCGATCGAGCTATTCTTTGAAATGGCAAGCCCAAATGAGTTAGAAGCAAGAATGTATTCAGAAATATACATAACTCAAATTGAGGTAGCAGTTGGGTAA
- a CDS encoding type II toxin-antitoxin system PemK/MazF family toxin, whose protein sequence is MTTYSFGDVLLVPFPFTDQTTTKKRPTIVISSDIYNQQKLDIILIAVTSQVSLQFGEMLISDWSRAGLIKPSVIKPIITTLEKSLVLKKLGKLETPDIQTLKSSLQQIIKIS, encoded by the coding sequence ATGACAACCTATAGTTTTGGAGATGTGCTTTTAGTTCCGTTCCCTTTTACGGATCAAACCACCACCAAAAAACGCCCAACCATTGTAATCAGTTCCGATATTTATAATCAGCAGAAACTAGACATAATTTTAATTGCTGTCACCAGTCAAGTAAGTTTGCAATTTGGTGAGATGCTTATATCTGATTGGTCAAGAGCAGGACTGATTAAGCCCTCAGTAATCAAGCCAATCATCACAACTCTGGAGAAATCTCTTGTACTTAAAAAACTTGGCAAATTAGAAACACCAGATATTCAGACGTTAAAAAGTTCTCTACAACAAATTATTAAGATTAGTTGA
- a CDS encoding DUF2281 domain-containing protein produces the protein MNNSITVEQRLLEKIRKLPSDKIIEIEDFVDFLYQRETESDKNLVYEATKLSENSFSKIWDNPEDAAYDNL, from the coding sequence GTGAATAACAGCATTACAGTTGAGCAAAGATTACTAGAAAAGATTCGCAAACTCCCATCCGATAAAATCATAGAAATAGAAGACTTCGTTGATTTTCTCTATCAACGTGAAACCGAATCTGATAAAAATCTGGTTTATGAAGCTACTAAACTCTCTGAAAACAGTTTTTCAAAAATATGGGATAATCCTGAAGATGCAGCTTATGACAACCTATAG